The DNA segment caccccagcgatgatgtagcgtctctagagagtgcatagatttcccgtttttgacgagcgcgtcttgccgagacgcggtgagcttggctgctaaactacggcgaaacgaagtagacgcatcttcatgctccaatcaagcgacttcacaagcggtgcgagagatgcgttttgagttccgctgctcgcaccccgaactcataaaaaaatcacagcatatccacggggtgaatgatgatgagtggggcgaagctacggagggaatcatctgtaaaccgtgaaactcttccgtgaaatgcgcccagtacataatataaagagtgtgaaacatcgtgtatatattaaacatcaaacttttattgtactgttggtttacgtggtcccttctttatcccttgtgatcggtgaaatgcaaggaagaagtccgctcccgagcgaaagagcgccaagagcgaccgcattccccgctcgccctgtgcgaattaaaggcaaggctagagggaagacaggacgcgcgttccacgacgcgaggtcggtagcatgcccaacgaaagccaacggaacgcgatcgtgcaagtgctccggcttcgcatcgcctcatggttccatttagcgtcccaaaaccaaatatattgctcaaggtgtgccttgcgtttttcgtagaaataatttctttatcatgtacattaagacgaaaagttgaaagctcactagagtgtatcgcccgcaaagtatgtcctttagtgtgatttaactctcgtacggcagggtcctcgcgccgttgccggtccacctcgcccgttgacgatcgggcgaggtggctacatacaactactactactacactttaagaaaaacatctggcgttctttcgttctgcttttacaaaacatctggcgtctttcgttggtttatttcatcaatcaacggcgttttgaacaaaatttttattgtttgatcacgcacaggataaatctcaccaggcactaccttggaggtaaacaatggctgctaatgggaatgagagacagaagaagtcggcttttagctaacacttacacttctatttctactaacgtttcctactggaacatgccaatggctgctaatggggaatgagagacagaagaattcggcttttagttaacgcgcacgctgcgaattttttattgttcaacaacgcacaggagaaatctcccaccggcaccaccttggaggtcaaagcgtaagacttgttacggactactacgatgacgacgactacgagggacgaacgggtgccgccttaagaagcttcgcccctaaaaattgatcaataaacgcgcgtggcagtatattctcagaacaggcgtttttttccttcagggtcggtaaacagagagttcggcgctcttttgatctcgccgccagtctggcaactgctgcactacagtctggcaacagcgagcttccgcgccgccgacgccatttcgtgccgaggtttctcgtgatgctgtacccgtgacgtcgctgtcggcatttatgcttcctctgtgaccaacctggtgtgtctttgctgctgttcgtgcacgtgtcggctgcgtggaacatcgtggacctacacggacgtcgcaatgggggcttgcagcgcagtaggctgctctaaaggctctgttctactccgacgtgcgttcgcgtcagcccgcggcggcgggagatggcgacgctaggttcgtcacgttacgttgacgcgaaaacagagcactctatactcccacttgcgcgacgcactacgtcgccttgacgcatgcgcaattgagcgcactcggcgtcccttcttcacgtagagacacagatgacacagacgcagttcagtctggataacgtcgcctgcgtggaatgcagcatgtcgcatctcgcgccggctgcagccggggcgcgttgacggacgctgggcgcgtcagtcgcatcgcgcgttggcctgtagagtgctgcacgtttgttaacgtagcgtcactgtgccgagcgtgcgcgcgcgtcgaggttacgctggagtatatcagccccttaactcgctgaagaaagggttcgccagagacggagcgttgcgggcgcacgccaacgcgagcttacagtgccgcggcacaaaatggcggacagcgccgccgctaaatttggacggttgttggctccgcccctccgccgaactctccgaaggaatatacggctctgggtaaacatttcgctatttgcgcgtagcatCGCggggcttcttttgactgagaaaacgctaagcagtggcggtgcgtggcgtcgtgcatctgttttgtatacatggtatttctgaccggtgctccgaccactttttccgttttttgcggtattataattacgcgccagtctcgccagcaccttcgcctaatttgtttccttgaaatgtgtactcctgcaagtcagccgaattgggatgcctgtagacacctcatagattttgttgttttgtaactgagcaaataaggatcacagtggagcggaaagcctgtgataaaccgctttcttaaatggttttcaggtgtgtgagctcgatttcaagccagaacacttaaggacgactatcaagtacaccgatccaaaaACCGGCAGGACAGaagtagctcccatgggggctactcggctgactatggacctctggacgcagtgccgagaatttttctcagtttaccaaataaataagaacagtttctgcgcatcttatggagagagtgacgtgtgtgcgtgcgtgtgtgtgtgtaaataaagaatgaagtatgaatcaaacttgccttatttatttcgtcacttttcggggccatcaaccttcgcatttataaatcggtcacattttcgatagcgcacaatcttttcttatttttaggtggaataataagtcgcttacagagcaatcaccaaagactctaaagcgtaacacattccttaaaccagcgccaatcccgacgcaaaaggcaaaataaagctgttacgcatgtaaaactagcagcgaacgctttatcatttcataggagacgatagtggcaatggcttcactactgtctcccgcgcgttcgctcgatcggtcaagacgcgtgacgtcacggcggcagtgagcaggcctgaatttttttctaggtggcattggcagagcccgaggctgtgcgagcacgcgaAGTGTCTGCAATACGcaccaggcgggctctgcccgaaggcggcgacgcgcgcttccagcgggacttccttgataacagtttcggccatagttgcggtgtgtgcgacagattgtggttctcaaacaatctagtcacaatatcttccatcaagaaggaccacgctcgcaccaatgccatcgccgtgctgcaacgcaagttcgcttcgccccactcatcatcattcaccacgtggatatgctgtgattttttacatgGAGAGCTACActgtgaaaatgaagccgcaatatggatCAAAACGCTCATTTTCCGaaatttgtcacaatattgtggcaacgtttccTTTTCTATCGATCCCGAAGTATATTTATCACTTAATATAGGAACCTACAAAGCGGTCAGTCAATGTGAATAAATTACTCGAAGAAAAATCGGTGGTCTTTCTAAGAAACGCTGAACATGCATCGTcttgcgacttttcgtcaaggccaaaaataatgaaagttgaaacaaaatgaataaactatcagTCATGAAAGAGGAGCGCCttcaaattaagaaaaaaatagtttCGTAGTAATGGCTCAAACAAGAAATTTTATATAATCAAGTACGACACAGTTTCAAttccgtgccccaagttcgaagcgccctctaggcaacagaACTTTTTTTCCCGACATTTAACGCTtcactaaggcccgtattcacaaacgaaacttatCCTTAACTTGTGACTTAAGTAACCTATGGGCACTTAACGCGTTTCACAGACCAATCTTGTACTTAAGTGGAACTTAAATCGCCACTTAAGTACCGGAAAGTAAAGTACAGCTACTTGCTACCTTAAAAAGTTATCCTCAACTTATGACTTAGGTAACCAATCGGCACTTAACGCGTTTCACAGACTAATCTTGTACTTAAGGTAAACTTAAATCAGCACTTAAGTACCGGAAAGTAAAGTACAGCTACTGGCTACCTTAAGTGCTACTTTAGCTGTTTTTTCGTCAAACAACATGGCCGACCACTACGGCTGTGTCGCCTACTTCACCGATTATGCTGGCCGTGTGGAAGAAATTACGCAGGATGAAGCATATCGTTACGCGCCGCCGTTACGCCAAGTTCTCAGGGATCGGCACAATCCCATCGAGCTGTATACCGACGCGGAATTCCTGTCGCAATCGCTTTTCCAGGCTGGTGGTGCTACACCTGTTACAAATGTTGCCGCTGGGCATAAAGGACAACGAACGCGGTCAATCGGTTCCGCCACTGCATGCTGATGACATACGTGAAATATATTTGAGAGCTGAGGTTGTTTCGCTTGCTTCATCAAACAGTTTTAGccaggcgtccgcagcagcttgGCAGACGCGGGCTTTGATGGCAGCTCGCGTCCGTATCTGCTGCGGTCGCCCAACCACATACATTGGCAGCTTGCGTCTGCAGAACAGCTGTGGACGCCCGAATAAACTGTGTAACGGAGCAAGTGAAAGACCTCACCTGTTATTTTTTTAATCATTGGTTCCTTTCACATGAAAACACTCCCGTTATTAAGAAAGAAGGGAACGCTCGCGGGCGCTCTGAAAATAAAAGAAGTTAGAGAAGAACGCCAAACgctgaaaagcagaaaaagaatccAAGGAGCGAAACGCACACAAAAGAACCGCTCGTATTGCATGCGATATCTCAGCACAGTAAACAAACTTGTAGACGACAAAATAAGCGCGAGTTGTGATGACCACTTTATAGCGAAGGCCGCTGATTGGCAGCTGCTTGTTGTGTCTAGCCGAAGGCTTAAAACCGACAAAACCGACAAAAGCGAGAAATAATTTATTCCGCCTGTTACGAAAAGTACCTTTATAAAGACTACAACATTTACGGGCAGTGTTCCGCGAAAGTTACAGTAATTTATTGGTGCTTTATTTAATGAAACAAGTGTGAAAACTTCTGTAGCCTCGTTCCCAGGAGCCATACTTACCCAGAAAAGTGGTACTTTCATAAGTGCTCCTTAAGTGTGGTTTTTGAAACTTTCCCCGCACTTAACTCAAACTTATACTTTCCTCATACTTTCATAAGTGTAACTTATCGCGCAACTTTCGCTGGTTTTCTGATCAAACAAAATGGCTGACTTTTCTAACAGTCTCGCCGACTTCGTGGATTTTGCTGGCCGGGTGGAGGAAATTATACAGGATGAAGCGTATCGCTACGCGCCGCCGTTACGGCCAGTTCTCAGGGATCGGCAGAATCCTATAGAGGCATACAACGACGCGGAATTCCTGTCACGGTACCTCTTTTCCAAGCGAGCAGTGATACGCCTGCTGGAAATGCTGCCGCTGCACCCAAAGGACAACGAACGTGGTCACCCCGTGCCGCCACTGCTCCAGCTGCTCATCACGCTGCGATTCTACGGCGCCGGAACCTTTCAAGTTGTTACGGGAGACCTTCTTAATGTGTCTCAGGCAAGCGTGTCAGGCATCAACGCACGCATATCAAGAATGATAGCTGACGCATTGTTCCCGCAGCTTGTGAGGTTGCCCAACGCCAGTGAAGCAGCCGTGGTAATGGAGGAATTTTATGCCATGGCGCGTTTCCCTGGTGTGAGCGGCTGCATAGACTGCACTCATGTGCCCATAAAAAATCCCGGTGGAGAAGACGCGGAGGTCTTTCGGAATCGTAAGGGCTACTTCTCAATCAATGTccaggcacggccgctacataaaaaagcaggtgcggcctgctgcgtagcgtcgccgtcaatgggcaagcgcgtcccggtcgagttgacagttgcggccgcagtttttggtgaggacgccactagcgcggtccgcaaagcagaggccagttcgtgctaccattatgcagcggccgtggtgctacaatgtggtcggctcggaatttatgcgttgttcgtgtgcttttttgtgtgatcgtgtgtgtgagtagctttcctcatgtttcttgcgcctgagtgcgtttatttggtgtgcgcgtctgtggcggacggttttttccagcggtgagggatgccgcgaagctgttgtgtgccgctgtgcaattcaaacgcgagaagagacgctactatgaagtaccacgaattccctagcgatctgcagcgtcgcgaagcgtggcCGAAGAATGTTTCTCGCCAAGGGCCATCAGAAAAAGCAAgtaagtgggagccaagcgacaggtcgctggtatgttCATTAAATTTCACTGAGGATaactataaaaagaacacgaagattaggaTTTTGGTTCCGACTATGGTCCCGactgtgtttcccggttatccgcactacatgcaaaaaaagaacgcgcagcccagaaaacgctggcgaatgaatgcagctgatgacgcaatagttggggcaggtgattgtgaaagctcaggagaaagccctaAGATCAAAAGTTCCTGGCACCCTGTGAAAGACGATATCGAAGCGTGcgttccacagtcggcctcagaaccgagcacagaacgtagctttcctgtagatcaggccagccaaaccacattagatattgcacaagaaaaacaaacgggagacaaaaggaagaaacgtacacagaacaagcgcttgtcagttctgtatatcttattttgccgccgtttctttatgtgctgctgatttcatgtcatgcacctttactaacctgccgcgcttgttatagagagacagaggaaaagtcaaattccgggagaaaaggcggccaccctcctgagtgcctgcatcactcactacttcgtcttgaagaaacacgtaaatatactcagcataattcgtaataacgagaacttttaatttcaggtgagtaaagcggccaaccttcatgaagagtactgaggcccactctacaaatattggtagtcctagggcaaactgttcacatatgtggggtaatcggcatttctaataacgaTTTCAAtagtcaacctgtaatgtgcagctataaaacgcgtaatctacggcctgattggagtaagtgtcgcgcgtacaaacgcggctgtcgaagcgcttctccgtgaacagctggaccggtgtggtggcgccagagcgggcgcaaggagaactaggccccggacgccgtttcggcgccacgcagcaggccgcacctgttttttttttatgtagcggccgtggtccaGGTATGTGTATGGCTCTCCCGTTGACGTAAGTTAGGGAAATACTCGAATGATCATCGTGTTTATAAAAGTAGCAGTGCGACTTTGTATGCATAACATAAATTTGTACCAATTTTCCCGAGCATTATATCTATTTCAGAGTGAAAAAAGATTGCTTCCTATTGCAGGCAATCACAGGGCCTCagcttcaatttttttatttggtgGCCAGCTGGCCGGGTTCAGCTCACGACAGCCGGATATTTGACAATAGTTCGGCGAGAGTACAGTATGAGAGAGGGACTGTGCCTGGCATCCTACTTGGCGACAAGCGGTATCCCTGCAGATCCTACCTGATGACCCCATTTAGAGACGcagggacgaaagacagcccTAAGCACAGGTGAAGTCAAGTTGCAGCAATCGTGGAGCAATACTATTGTGTATACAAATGCCTAAAATGCTAAAAAAATGATTTGTTTAGGTACAACAAGTCTCTCTCACGGACTCGCTGCAGTGTCGAGCGGGCGTTTGGAGTGTGGAAGCGAAGGTTTCCATGCCTCGACATGACACTTCAGATAAAAACATCATCAGTTCCCATCATCATAACAGCTTGTGCCGCACTGCACAACTTCGGCCACCTCCTGAGAGAACGCGTCCcacctccaccacaaagccaGGTCATTCATGACAGCAGTTCACTGGCTACCATCTCATCTGCTCCGCCACCACCAGCAGCCATGCCACTTGTGCCAGACACAGCAGGCGGATTCAGGATGAGGGAGCGCATAGTCGCGCAGTATTTCACTTAAATGAAATGAAACAACATAACAGGGCTGTGATTTTATTCATACTGTTTTTTAATAATGTCTAGCTGAAGCTTTAGCATTTGTGCCTTGGCCTTCTGATTCGCTATTTTTGACCGAAAAAGCTCCATTGTCTCACAGTGTTGCGCTCTTTTTTGTTTGTGCTCGATCCGCATGAACTTCAACCTCAATAAATGCTCTCGTTTCTTTTGCTCGCGGTCCTCTTTGATCGCATCCAGGCGGGCACCGAGTTCGATTGAGACAGCCGTTTGCCTCTGGCTGCCGCTGGTTGAAGTGCGTTTCGTGCCAGCTGGCACAGCGGCGCTGGCAGTTGCAGCTGAAGCGGCTCCGGAAGTTGTTGTGGGTGCTCCAGCTGCAGCCTCTGATAAGCTTGCACCACCGCCATAGCACGGTTTGCTCATTGCAGCATCCTGTACTTGGCCATGGGGACGTGAATGAATTGGTGATGACTCTTCCAGCGGACTGCTAGGCTCTTCCCATGAATAGGAGTCAGTTGCCCCGTCGTACATATCTTGACAACCTGCAGAAACAGTTGATATGGTCACACTGCTTGTCGATTCCTGCATAGCTACACCAAAGGTGTCGCATTGTTCTGAACATCATGCTGTGTATGTACACTCTACAGCCATGTAGTACCTAAAGTGCCCATTGTAaccattttatttttaaaaatgtcacGTGGTGCAATGTACCTATATCTTCAAGGTTTGATGTTGCTTTGTTCATTCGTCACATTGAGATGCTCAATTACATGAGCCAGTAGAGGGTGGCAGCACCGAAGCCTGACAAACACACCGTTCAGAAAACGGCTAAAATACTGGACTCTGAAAATGCGTACGTGACAGTTGCAGCGTAATAAACGAAACACATTTGTGTTACAAAAAAGTGAACTTAACAGACCTAAAACATGGGCAGTGAAAAAAATACGAAGGAGCCATACCACCGGACTCTTCCAGAGGCGTGTCTTGGGTCTGCGACAGGACTGCAGCGACAGAAGGTGTGCACAGCTGGTTCGAGGACTGCGATCCCCCGGGCATAGCATCATGCCGGCTGCGGTCGCTGTCGCAGGGGTTGGGCAGACGAACAGCCATGGGTGAAGCGATGTCTCCTACGCGCTGCAGCTCATCGGTCATTTCGCTTGACGGTGGTGTTCCGCCacctgaaatgcaaaaaaatcaaAGAATCGAATTGAGTGAGACTTCAAaagaaagtttatttaaatgcgaagcatttcttagcaaacttcggcgactttgagcgtatctatctatctatctagccgcctacgactttgcgctgtCCTGGCCGTATCGTTAATgggatttataccaaaattggtatggcataacacgactgtatgacaaacatgaatgactggtcatatcatgaaaatcatgaataACTTGTTATGAAaaccatgatttacacgccatggcCATAGTGCTCCTGAGGCCGTTTTCTTAACTTGATATATTCAAAAATTGCTACGATGAGACATTTCTCTATGaccaacacaaatgacaggtggttatATTTAaatcataacctgcatgtcatgtagaacatgtcatgtagaacatgtgaatgatgacatgcatattatataCAGCATTATTTGcttcttgctgactgcttcgcattacatcgattcccacagtgcgtgggagctGCCGGTTTTTTTCAAGCACAGCAAATGAGCAAACGTTAAACGAACGCACAAGACGCACGAAAGGAATGTGCAAACGCAGCGATGCATATAGTGCTCAGCGGATTTACTACCGCAACTTGCACTCTTTCTTGTACCTAGCACAAGTGTAAGAAAACGCAACCATGATTGCAGACGCTGTGACAAAAGTAAGGAGCGCGAGCGCTGCCTATTTTCGCGAGTTCAGCCGAGGCTGGACTTTAGAGACGCGCTGGCGTTCCTTTTTTATTACCTAAAGACAATGAATGCTACCTAAAGAGAAGGAGTGCGTCTCTAAAGTCAAGCTGCGCTTCAAGTCATCGCGGTAAATTACCGAACGCTGCACAATGCCTAATGCAGGATATGTCACTAGTAATATCGCAATATCAATCAGACCAATGCTTACCTGTCGCAAACCGTTCCCGCATGTCTTCAGCGTTCCTCCTTCGCCACTTGTCTTTCATGTTTTCCCAACATTTCTTGAGCTGGGTCCATTTGCGTGGCGTGACGTTGTGGCGGCTGTTAAACTCATCTTCAATCTTTTTCCAGGAGTCGCGCTTCCGACTCGCGGACGCCGCGTCGGTCCTCTTGTTTTCGACGACGCTGCGGTGGCGTGAGAGCAGGTCCAACAACACAGCGCGTTCTTCCTCGGAGAagttgatttttttcttctccatcgtcaagacaaagaaaaaatatcGCACACACACACCGTGAAGAAATGCTTAACGTCCCTGAAGCACAGCGAAACTGTAAGCCACCGTACGTAGCGAACACAATATAACTGTTGCGACGGGGAGAGGTAACAGCTGACTGGGGTATCACTGGGCTATAACTGGGGGTGGCCAGATGAGTCCGAAAAAAAGCGCAAAAATACAAATACCTGTTTTCTCTACTCAGCACTGTGTGCATGTTATCACTGAATATTTTCTTTCCACATTATTTCGATGCAAAAGTTAATAATTTGCAAATAAATAGATCGTACACGTCAATAATATATGTAGCCTCAACACCATGCGACATACTTGTCCCGAAAAGTGCTACTTCGGAAAGTAATACTTAAGTGTCATTCAAGAAACACTTTTCTGAAACTTTCCTTATACTTGCACTTTTCTTACACTTACTGTACCTCCACTTAAGTatcgtttgtgaatacggccctAACTGCTTCTGTCATTCACACATGccagcccaatttatttcagTATGATTGGAGATAGTCGAAAATTTACTTGATACACTTGATAtgtaatgacacacacacacacatatatatatatatatatatatatatatatatatatatatatataatcttgttCTAATGCTGCAACGTATATATGGCTCATGCTGCCATTTTTAACATTTATTTTTCTCCGCTCAATACGACAATAAAACATGGGCATAGATTCCCGTGCTCAGTGGAACAGAGGAATCTGTTGAACTGAAAATTACAAGATACGCTCTCATCCTaagtccctttaaaggagtactgacaccttttttcgaaggcgagtttactctgccatacatatctcctgtatgcagagacggctctgagcaagtgtaaagctcagcaaatgctgataagatattttaatttgatattaaagtcaatttttccatggcgcacctactgatattgacactagcttgacgtcaggctacagtacaaattctggtgacttcacgcagcagtctggcttgttgtgatgacgttaggtgccgaaacttccaagatggccgcttgtgcttggaaacgtcactatatattgtgcaagtacgtgacgagaagctcataccgtgttgtgacgtcagggtacagtaggaaccgaaactagcttttaaaaacatactgtaattactttttcagggcgcactcgcgcttagcactaccttttctaggctcttgagggcttgacctttcatttgacgcaaaaaaacgacaaatgaaaatattcgtgtcagtacccctttaacccgTGTCTATTACAGCCGATCGCATTTGCGAAGAGACTTCTGAGCCTAAAAGTTTGCGTGAGTGACATGAATCCTTCAGTGCACAAATTAGTTCGGAAAATGAAACATCCGTTGTCACAGGGACAATGCGCTATTTCAAGCACATTAATTAAAAAAGGAACTCCAGAACACTCTTTTGCGATATCTGCTACTATGAGACCTAGCAAATGTCTTCATTGCATTTCAGCCTTTCACAATTACAAGGTATTTTTGTCGGTCCGCAAACTCCAGTTGAGACAGGTGTATTACGCAGAAATCCTAATTCTTTAAATCAGCTCGAGAGACCCAACGCGGGAAATTGTGATGGGTGAAATAAGGGGCAAAAAAGGTAAAACTGCAGAACTgggaatgtgtgtgtgttttttttattacctACAAGCTACTCTGGCTGTTCAGTAAAGCCAAAGCTGGATAcattgaaagcaaaaaaaaactccATAAATTATCATATGTGCGCAGAATACCTATTCAACATATTTGCAGTGGCAACAAAAAGTCTTTCCCACGAAACTTCCATGGGCATGCCTGCTGAAAACGGCGCGCCATCTCTACAGAAAAGTATCTCTCCTACCCACTTATTCACTGCGTGCACTTCGCTTCATTGTATTCTAATCGTCAAAGACCTTCTGAATGTGTTTCAATAAACACAATAAAATGTGTCAAATAGTACAATAAATGTGTCACTGTGTCAACGTGTATAGTGTCCCAGAACGGGACGCGAGAGTGGGCCAGAAAAGCGAAGAGACCAGGTTAGGTTTCGTCGGAATCTAGGTCATCGAGTGCAAGAATCCAAAACTATAGTTCATGTCGAGCGGAAGAAAATTGCCGAAAATAACTGGAGAATCTGGAAGGAGGAAGACTTACTCGTAGATGGGAGGCATGTGGATTCTTGA comes from the Rhipicephalus sanguineus isolate Rsan-2018 chromosome 6, BIME_Rsan_1.4, whole genome shotgun sequence genome and includes:
- the LOC119397327 gene encoding myb/SANT-like DNA-binding domain-containing protein 3 gives rise to the protein MEKKKINFSEEERAVLLDLLSRHRSVVENKRTDAASASRKRDSWKKIEDEFNSRHNVTPRKWTQLKKCWENMKDKWRRRNAEDMRERFATGGGTPPSSEMTDELQRVGDIASPMAVRLPNPCDSDRSRHDAMPGGSQSSNQLCTPSVAAVLSQTQDTPLEESGGFGAATLYWLM